The following are encoded together in the Spiroplasma apis B31 genome:
- a CDS encoding DDE-type integrase/transposase/recombinase has protein sequence MLQEKILIETLHRKTKKDILRNLKAAKHKNYLEEYISKWIITSKPHPSQRKITKFGEIYETDASNHQWIKDIKCHLHFVIDKAGKRILVGYFSEQETTESYYKIYKLAFKTYGLPELNVSDNRNVFSSKNNRDLEGNSVSKTQLQFIFHSLGVRKKTTSIPQEKALVERTFGTLQNRWPHWLELWDWIALKN, from the coding sequence TTGCTCCAAGAAAAAATTTTAATCGAAACTTTACATAGAAAAACAAAAAAAGATATTCTTAGAAATTTAAAAGCAGCAAAGCACAAAAATTATTTAGAAGAGTATATTTCAAAATGAATTATAACAAGTAAACCCCATCCAAGTCAAAGAAAAATAACAAAATTTGGAGAGATTTATGAAACTGATGCTTCAAATCATCAATGAATCAAAGATATAAAATGTCATTTACATTTTGTAATTGATAAAGCAGGCAAAAGAATTTTAGTTGGTTATTTTAGTGAACAAGAGACTACTGAAAGTTACTACAAAATCTATAAATTAGCATTTAAAACTTATGGTTTGCCAGAGTTAAATGTTAGTGATAATAGAAATGTTTTTAGTAGTAAAAATAATAGAGATCTAGAGGGAAATAGTGTTTCTAAGACTCAATTACAATTTATTTTTCATTCATTAGGAGTTAGAAAAAAAACTACTTCTATTCCTCAAGAAAAAGCTCTTGTTGAAAGAACTTTTGGTACATTACAAAATAGATGACCTCACTGATTAGAACTATGGGATTGAATAGCATTGAAAAATTAA
- a CDS encoding ATP-binding cassette domain-containing protein: MKYFNKLNWLQYMSYTFSTLLGNVCYLAMSYSFSFIIDKAIENNFNSFLYWSGLSCFFIIMHLLLEYIGELILNSALTSLNTRLREIVAKNTFSDVYQLNLDSGEFINMNSNKISQIENNYFQSIFEITKCLLAIIVSFVLVIYISWIALMPILILSIIVTIIPFSMSKISQKAVNKTNEENDKFLQSSKDIFNSYWTYWTMNLSNKLIKDIKSNSLKLEKKNKRMKNIMSLSSFLNQLIIFLGQVILIIVFSYFYLKGFINSIGIITTLTTISATYVFFGNNSIRAFMKILSFKKVLKNDYKLINKTIVDNSRKNKEIDSINDLQKIKYENLNFKFQNDNKFTVNNFNLEINKGDKILIRGKSGIGKTTLLKLLFNPIAKNSGEVYINDKKMAEKEIRNFASYVNQESILNKGTLYSNLVIDDNYENRQEVLNYFNLLNMKDLISKLPNGLDSMVEDNFSNFSGGERQRISIIRSLLSNKSWFYLDEITSSLDEKTASIIFDIFLNDENKTIIMISHKVNSDILKKFNKIIDL, encoded by the coding sequence ATGAAATATTTTAATAAATTGAATTGATTACAATACATGTCATACACATTTTCAACTTTATTAGGTAATGTGTGTTATTTGGCAATGTCATATTCTTTTTCATTCATTATTGATAAAGCAATTGAAAATAATTTTAATAGTTTTTTATATTGATCAGGACTTTCATGTTTCTTTATCATAATGCATTTATTACTTGAATATATTGGAGAATTAATTCTTAATTCAGCTTTAACTTCTTTAAATACACGCCTTAGAGAGATTGTTGCGAAAAATACATTTAGTGATGTCTATCAGCTTAATTTAGATTCAGGTGAATTTATAAATATGAATTCAAATAAAATTAGTCAGATAGAAAATAATTATTTTCAAAGCATTTTTGAAATTACAAAATGTTTACTAGCAATTATTGTGAGTTTTGTTTTAGTAATATATATTAGTTGAATTGCTTTAATGCCAATTTTGATTCTGTCTATAATTGTTACAATCATTCCCTTCTCAATGTCAAAAATTAGTCAAAAAGCAGTTAATAAAACTAATGAAGAAAATGATAAATTTTTACAATCTTCAAAAGATATATTCAATTCATATTGAACTTATTGAACTATGAATTTATCAAATAAGCTAATAAAAGATATAAAAAGCAACTCTTTAAAACTTGAGAAAAAAAATAAAAGAATGAAAAACATTATGTCTTTAAGTTCTTTTTTAAATCAACTAATTATTTTTTTGGGTCAAGTTATTTTAATAATAGTATTTAGTTATTTTTATCTAAAAGGATTCATTAATAGTATTGGGATTATTACAACTTTAACTACAATTAGTGCAACATATGTATTTTTTGGAAACAATAGTATTAGAGCATTTATGAAAATTTTATCTTTTAAAAAAGTACTAAAAAATGACTATAAATTAATAAATAAAACAATTGTTGATAATTCAAGAAAAAATAAAGAAATTGATTCAATCAATGATTTGCAAAAAATAAAATATGAAAATTTAAATTTTAAGTTTCAAAATGATAATAAATTTACAGTTAATAATTTTAATTTAGAAATAAATAAGGGTGATAAAATATTGATTCGTGGAAAAAGTGGAATTGGTAAAACAACCTTATTAAAATTATTATTTAATCCAATTGCAAAAAACTCAGGAGAAGTTTATATTAATGATAAAAAAATGGCAGAAAAAGAAATTAGAAACTTTGCATCATATGTGAATCAAGAGAGTATTTTGAATAAAGGTACACTTTATAGCAATTTAGTTATTGATGATAATTATGAAAATAGGCAAGAAGTTTTAAATTATTTTAACCTATTAAATATGAAAGATTTAATTTCAAAATTACCAAATGGTCTTGATTCTATGGTTGAAGATAATTTTTCTAATTTTTCTGGTGGTGAAAGACAAAGAATATCGATTATAAGATCATTATTGTCAAATAAAAGTTGATTTTATTTAGACGAAATAACTTCTTCGCTAGATGAAAAAACTGCTAGTATAATTTTTGATATTTTTCTTAATGATGAAAATAAAACGATAATAATGATTTCTCATAAAGTAAATAGTGATATTTTGAAAAAATTTAATAAAATTATAGATTTATAG
- a CDS encoding DDE-type integrase/transposase/recombinase, with protein MYRKPKEVKKITYGPNHVNRNRSLYSKNELWVTDITYIPFNKKFAYLSVLKDANTGFIVGHEVSLKNDIDIYRKTLEKASLHRQDLSKKLIIHSDNGNQYTSIFAKRYAKKNNIIISLSRPGNSIDNGMCETFFSSLKEEWKIKLKQDEFLKLKLAIDNYIEFYNYERIMIKHKSPQHMLI; from the coding sequence ATGTATAGAAAACCAAAAGAAGTCAAAAAAATAACTTATGGTCCTAATCATGTTAATAGAAATCGATCTTTGTATTCAAAAAATGAGCTTTGAGTTACAGATATTACATATATACCTTTCAATAAAAAATTTGCATATTTAAGTGTTTTGAAAGACGCAAACACTGGATTCATAGTAGGTCATGAGGTATCTTTAAAAAATGACATAGATATTTACAGAAAAACACTTGAGAAAGCTTCGCTTCATAGACAAGATCTATCTAAGAAACTTATTATCCATTCTGATAACGGAAATCAATATACATCTATATTTGCAAAGCGTTATGCTAAAAAAAATAATATTATAATATCATTATCTAGACCAGGTAATTCTATTGATAATGGGATGTGTGAAACCTTTTTTTCATCATTAAAAGAAGAGTGAAAAATAAAACTAAAGCAGGATGAGTTTCTCAAGTTGAAATTAGCAATCGACAATTATATAGAATTTTACAATTATGAAAGAATAATGATTAAACACAAGAGCCCCCAGCATATGCTTATTTAG